A segment of the Sporichthyaceae bacterium genome:
GATCGGGCGACGGCCGTGCGCATCAACTCGGGGCTGAAGTTATCCAGCAGCACGAGCTCCGCGCCGGCCGCGAGGACGGCGTCGAGCTGCTCGAGGGAGTCGACCTCGACCTCGACGGGGATGCCGGGGAATGCTGCCCGGACCGCCTCCAGCGCCTCGACGACCCCGCCGGCGGCGATCACGTGGTTGTCCTTGATCAGGGCCTCGTCCCACAGCGCGAAGCGGTGGTTGACCCCGCCCCCGCAGCGCACCGCGTACTTCTCCAGCGCGCGCAGCCCCGGGGTGGTCTTGCGCGTGTCGCGGACCCGCGCGCCGGAGCCGGCCAACGCGTCGGACCAGGCGCGGGTCGCGGTGGCCACCCCGCCGAGGCGGCCGAGGAAGTTCAGCGCGGTGCGCTCGGCGACAACCAGGTCGCGGGTGCGGCCACGGACCGACATCAGCACGTCGCCGCGATGCACCCGCTCGCCGTCCTTGGCCAGTTGGTCGACGACGACCTCGCCGTCGCTGACGTATTCGAAGACCGCGCGGGCGACCGCGAGCCCGGCGATCACTCCGTCGGCGCGGGCGACCAGGTCGCCGACGCACCACTGCTCGGCCGGAACGGTGGCCGCGGTGGTCACGTCGAGCTTGCCCGGTCCGAGGTCCTCGGCCAGCGCGAGCTCGACCAGGTGAACGACCTGATCGGCGCTCAGACCGGCCTCGGCGAACTGCGCGAGCAGCACCTCGGACGGGAAGGCCCGCGACTCCGGCGTGCTGTCGCTGCGGCTGGACACCAGAACTCCGCCGGCCGTGGTCAGGTCGACGTGACGCTGCCACCGGGCGTCGTCGCGGGCCGGGAAGTCCTCGCGCCAGTGCGAACCGCGGGTCTCCTCGCGCTGCCCGGCCGCGGCGACCAGCGCGGTGGCCACCGTGTGCAGGTTGGTGGTCTGCCAGGACTCGACCCCGGGCGTCCCGGGTCGGTCGACCGCCAGCCCGGCCAGTTCGGCCGCCGTACGCAGCAGCCCCTCGCGGGTGCGCAGCACGCCGGCGCCCGCGCTCATCAGTGCCTGGATCTCGGCCCTGACTTCGCCGTCGATCAGGCCAGGCTCGCGACGGTCGAGCGCGGCCTCGCGCCGCTGCGGCAGGTTGACGGCCAGGTCCGCGGCGATCCGCTGGGCGAAGACCAAGCCCTCGAGCAGCGAGTTCGACGCCAGCCGGTTGGCCCCGTGGACCCCGGAACAGGCGGCCTCGCCGCAGGCCCACAGGCCGGGCAGCGACGAGCGGCCGGACAGGTCGGCGCGCACCCCGCCGGAGGCGTAGTGGCAGGCCGGGATGACCGGAATCAACTCGGTGACCGGATCGACGCCGTGCTCGCGGCAGGTGGCCAGGATCGTCGGGAACCGCTCGCGCCACTTGGCCTCGCCGAAGTCGCGGGCGTCCAGCCAGACGTGCGCCCGCCCGGTGGCGTACATCGTGCGCAGGATCTGCTTGGCGACGACGTCGCGCGGTGCCAGGTCGGCCAGTTCGTGGACGCCGGGCATGAAGCGCTCGCCCGCGGCGTCGCGCAGCACCGCCCCCTCGCCGCGCACGGCCTCGGAGATCAACGGCTGCTGCCCGGTCGTGTTCTCGCCCAGCCACAGCACGGTCGGGTGGAACTGCACGAACTCCAGGTCGCGGACGACCGCGCCGGCCCGAAGCGCCATCGCGACACCGTCGCCGGTGGCCACCACCGGGTTCGTCGTGGCGGCGTAGACCTGCCCCAGGCCACCGGTGGCCAGGACCACCGCGCCCGAGGCGACCGCGCCTACACCGTGCGGTTGACCCTCGCCCATAACGTGCAGGGTCATCCCGGCCACGGCGCCATCGGCGGTCAGTTGCATGTCCAGGGCCAGGGCGTGCTCGATCACCTGGATGCGCGGTTCGGCGTGGACAGCGTCGACCAGCGCCCGCTGGATCTCGGCCCCGGTCGCGTCGCCGCCGGCGTGGGCGATGCGGCGGCGCCGGTGCCCACCCTCCAGGGTCAGGGCGAGTTCCCCGTCGGCGGAGCGGTCGAACACCGCGCCGGTGGAGATGAGGTTCCGCACGGCCGGTGGCCCCTCGGTGACCAGCACGCTGACCGCGGTGGTGTCGCACAGGCCGTCGCCCGCGGCGACGGTGTCGCGCAGGTGCTCCTGCGGGCTGTCGCCCGGGCCGAGTGCGGCCGCGATACCACCCTGCGCCCACCGGGTGGACCCGGCCGAGAGCACGTCCTTGGTGACCACCAGTACCGGGCCGAGCGACTCCGGCAGAACAGCCGCGGCCTGCAGCGCGATCGTCAGGCCGGCGATCCCAGAACCCACGACGACGACCGCAGCCTGCGTCGTCCATCCCGGATCGGGTGCCGCCAACCGCGCGATCAGCCGCGGGGCGGAGCTGCTTTCGGTCACCTGCGTGCTTTCTGCGGACGAGGAGACGCGCTCAGCGGTGCGCTGCGTGGTGGTGCAGCAGCGGGTCGTCGACCGGATCGACCAGGCCGTCGCCGCGCAGGTCGCCGCGGGCGGTGCCGACGCCGGGGACGGGGGCGGCCGGGTCGCCGTCGATGATCACGATGCGGTTGCGGCCGTCGACGTGCACGACGGTCGGCCTGAGCTCGCGGGCTTCCCGGTCGGTCACACCCATGTAGCTGATGATGATCACGAGGTCGCCGGGCGCGACCAGGCGGGCGGCCGCGCCGTTTATGCCGATCACGCCGGAGCCGCGCGGGCCCGGGATCACGTAGGTCTCCAGGCGGGCGCCGTTGTCGATGTCGACGATCGCCACCTGTTCGCCGGGCAGCAGGTCGGCGGCGTCCATGAGGTCCTCGTCGATCGTGACCGAGCCGACGTAGTGCAGGTCAGCCTGGGTCACGGTCGCGCGGTGGATCTTGGACTTGAGCATGGTGCGGAACATCAGAGGGTCCCTTCGATGGGTAAGGGCCGGTCACTGCATTAACACCACTGCGATCGGTAACAGTTCCATATCCGTTCAAGAGCTGTGCAGCGGGAGTTACCTGGGCTTGCTTCCCGGCGGTGGGGCCGCCAGGAGCACGGGCAGATTGTCGATCAGCCGGGTCGTTCCCACCCAGGCCGCGGTCAGCAGCCGAGCGGGACCGGCACCGGGTGTCGGACCGAGGTCCGGCGCCCGGAGTTCCAGGTAGTCCAGCGCCACTCCGGACGCGGACTCGATGTGCGCCCGGGCCGCGGCCAGCACCGCGTCCGGACCGTCTACCCCGGCCGCCGCACCGGCGGCCAGACCCCGGGACAGGGCCAGGGCAGCGCGGTGCTCCTCGTCGGCCAGGAAGCGGTTGCGGCTTGAGCGGGCCAGCCCGTCGGGCTCGCGGACGGTCGGAACGCCGACGATCTCCACGTCGAGGTCCAGATCGCGGACCATCTGCCGGATCAGCGTTAGCTGTTGGTAGTCCTTCTCGCCGAAGTAGGCCAGCGCCGGTCCGGTCAGATGCAGCAGCTTGAGCACGACGGTCAGCACACCGTCGAAGTGGCCGGGTCGGGTGGCGCCCTCGAGGTGGTCGCCGACCGGGCCCGCCGTGACGATCGTGGCCGGGCGACCGGACGGGTACAGGACCGAGTCGTCGGGAGCGAACAGAACGTCCACGCCGGCCTCCTGGCACACCGTCAGGTCGGCGTCGAAGGTCCGGGGGTACCGGTCGAGGTCCTCGCCGGCGCCGAACTGCAGCGGGTTGACGAAGATCGTCGCGACGACGGTTCCGCAGTCCTTGCGCGCCCGGCGCATGAGTTCGGCGTGCCCGTCGTGCAGGGCACCCATCGTCATCACCACGCCACGCGGGTCCGGCAAACCGGCCAGCGCCGCCCGCAACTCCGCCCGGGTGCGTGCCACCAAGAGGCTCATCCCGCCACCCCCGCCTGCATCTTGTGTTGGGCCTCGGGGCTCTCAGGACGTCGCGAGGGCCCCGAAACCCGACACAAGTTGGCGATCGGAAAGCTCATCGGTCGCCGCCCTCCGCCCGTTCGAAAGGGTGCCGGCGGCGGAGCACCTCGAGCAGGTCGGCGGCGCGCGTCGAGTCCAGCAGCCCGGCGGCCAGTGCCCGGTCGGCGGTCAGGCGGGCCATGGCCACGTACGCCGCCGCCGCCTCCGGGGACTGCCCGGCGATCGCGGTCACATGCGCGCCGACGGTTCCGGAGTCGCCGCGGGCAACCGGCCCGGTCAGCGCGTGGTCGCCGCTGCGCAGCGCGTTGTCCAGCGCGGCCCCCAGCAGCGGACCGAGCAATCGCGACGGGTTCTCCACGCCGGCCACCGCGAGCAGGTCGGCCGACTGCGCGACCAGCGTGACCAGGTGGTTCGCGCTGTTGGCCAAGGCCGCGTGGTAGAGCACCCGGTGCTCCTCGGCCACCCACTGCGGGTCGGCCCCCATCTCGACCACCAGGGCCTCGGCCACCGGCCGCAGCGGCTCCGGAGCGGTGATACCGAAGCAGGCCCCGGCCAGTCGGGCCAGGTCGACCCGGGTGCCGGTGAAGGTCATCACCGGGTGCAGCGCCAAGGGCAGGGCCCCGGCGCGGGTCAGCGGGTCGAGCACCGCGGTGCCGTAGCGACCGCTGGTGTGCGCCACCAACGTGCCCGGTGCGACTGCCTCGGCACTGACCAACGCCTCGACCAGCGGCGGCAAGGCGTCGTCGGGGACCGCGAGCAGCAGCAGCGAACTGCGTGCGGCGACCTCGAACGGGTCGACGCAGTCGATCCCGAGCAGTTCGGCGGCGCGCTCCCGGCTGGCCCGGCTGAACCCGGAGGCCGCCACCACCTCGTGACCAGCCCGGATCAGCGCCGCCCCGAGCACTGCGCCCACCCGGCCGGCGCCGAGTACACCGACCGCCAGGCGGGCGGGGTGCGGCGCAGCTCGGTCGGGCCTGCTGGGTTCAGTCATCGCTCGTCGTTCCAGTCCTGGGTGGGTACCGGACGTCTCGGGGCCAATTCTGCCAGCTTCGCGGCTGAGCCACCATCGCCCAGGACACAGATACTCCTGGGACTGTTGTGCCGTATGTGATCTATGGGGCAAACTGGGACAGGCTGCTCATCCTGAAGCCGAGGGCTCTTCGGATCAGGAACCGGGGGGCCGCGCTCCGCGTCCCACCCAGCAGCCGAGCCCGAATGGAATCCGGCGCCCGGCCAGACCGACGGAGGAATGCCCAGTGGCTCGACCCGTCGGGGGTCTGGACATCCTCGCCCACCCCACGGATCGAAGTCTGAGTGGCGGCCGGCCCGCACCGGCCCCGGCGTTGACCGGCGGACCCGAGGCGACTGCGCTGTGCACCGAGGTCGCGCGCAATCCGCTGGCCGCGCTGCGCGTACTGGTCGTGGGCGCCGGCGGCACCGGCAAGACGACTGTGCTGGACGCGCTGGCCCGGCTGTGGTCGGCGGCCGGGGTGACCGTGCTGCGCGACCCGGGTCGGCGGCCGACGCCGGCCGACGGCGAGTGCGCGCTGCTGGTCGACGACGCGCGCACGCTCTCCGACGACGAGTTGGCGTACCTGATCTCCCTGACCGGCTCCGACAGCGTCCGGCTGGTGGTCGCCGCCCGACCCGGGCCGACGCGCCCGGCGCTGGACACCCTGGCCGGGGCCCTCGGGCGGATCCGGCCGCCGATCGTGCTGGGCCGCTTGGACCTGCCCGCCAGCCGCAGCCGCGTTGAGGCGCTGTGCCCGCGCAACGCCACCCCGGCGTTGGCCGAGTGGATCCACAACCAGGCCGGCGGGAACCCGCGACTGGTCGGCCTGCTCACCGTGGCACTGCGCGACGCCGCACTGATCCCGGACCGCCCGGCAGCCGACTGGGTGCCCACCCGAGTGCCGACCGGGATGCTCGAACAGATCCGTCTCGAGGTCGACCTGCTCGGCGCCGACAGCGCGAGCCTGCTGCACGCGCTGGCGATCGGCACCGACCCGGACCCCGGCCTGCTCGCCCAGGTGCTGGGCATCGGCCCGGACCGCATCGAGCGGGCCGCGCAGGACGCCACCAGCTCCGGCCTGCTCATCGAGGCCGGCACCGTGCTGCCCATCGTCCGGGTGGCCGTGCGCGTGCTGACCGCGCCGATGCGCCTCCAGGCGTTGCGGACCCGCCTTGCCGCGTTGGTGCTGGGCCGCGGCGGGTCGATGCTTCCCTACGCGAAGGAACTGGCCGGTGTCGGCGCGACCGGGCCCGAGGTGGCCGCCGTGCTCGTCGCCGGCGCCGCCGAGGCCACCGACCCGCGGGTGATCGCCTCCCTGCTGGCTGAGGCTGTCCGGGCCGGCGCGCCGGTGGAGACCGTCGCCGGGCGGATGTCACGCGCGACCGCACTGACCGGCGACCTGGACTACGCACTGCGCCTGGCCGACCGAGCCGTCGGCGACCCGAACGCCGCCGACCGCGACGTGGCGATCACGGTCGCAGCCGCGATCCTGGCCGGTCGCGGCATGCTGTCGCGCAGCGCGGCGCTGCACCGCTGGTTCGCCGGCCCGACCGGAATCCCGGCTGCGGCCGCCGCGCCCGCCCTGCTGGGCACCGGCGACCTGGCCGGCGCGACCGCCGCGACCAACGGCGGCACCGGCGCCCCGACCCTCGGTGAGGGCGTCGAGACACTGCTGGCCGAGGGCCTGCTGGAGACCGTCACCGGGACGCCGAGCGCTGCGCTGTCGAAGCTGACCCGCGCCGCGGCCTTGCTCGAACCGGGCGCGACCCGAGCACTGCTGTCCGACACCCCGGCGGCGCTGGCCGCCGTGGTGGCGTTGAACTGCGGCGAGTTCGGGGTGGCCGAGTCGGTGCTGGCCCGCGCGGTCGGCATCGGGCTGGGCGGGGAGTTCGCCCGCTCGCGACATCAGGTGTTGCAGGCCTGGATCGCGATGCAGCGCGGCGACCTGGATCGGGCCCGGGCGTTGCTGGCCTGTCCGGGGCCGGGCGGCGGCACGCTGGAGCCGCGCGAGGAGTTGATCGCCGCGGCGATCGAGGTCGGCATCGCCCGCCGGGAGGGCAACCTGGGCGCGCTGTCGATCGCGTGGGCACGAGCTCGGCAGGCCGTCGTCCGGCACCCGGTGGACCTGTTCACGTTGCACGCACTCGGCGAACTGGCCGTGGCGGCCGAGCGGCTGAAGGAAGCCGGGTGGGTCGCTCCGCACCTGGCCGAGGCCTGGGCGCTGCTGGCGCGGTTGGGCGAACCACCCCTGTGGGCGGCGCCGATGCACTGGTACGCCGTGCAGGCGGCCGGTTTGGGCGAGCGTCCGGAGGACGCGGCGCCGCACGTGGCCGCGCTGGTCGCAGCGACGGCCTACCCGCAGGCCCAGGTGCTCGCCGAGGCGGCCCGGTGCTGGTTGCGGGTCATGGCCGGGCAGATCGACGCCGCCGAGGTGGAGGGGGCCGCCCGCCGGTTGCACGCCATCGGGCACGCCTGGGACGCCTCCCGGTTGGCCGGCCAGGCCGCGGTGCGGGCCGAGGACCGGGCGGTGATGACGAGCCTGCTCAGCTGCGCGCGCAGCCTGCGCCCGGACGTCGCGGCCGCGGACCTGCGCCCGCTCGAGCCGGCGGCCGGCACCGCGCCGGAGGCACCGGTGCGCGCACACGCCATGTCGCCGCGACCCGGTGAGGTCCCACTGTCCGACCGCGAGCGCGAGGTCGCCGCGCTGTTGGTCAACGGCCTGACGTACAAGGAGATCGGCGCCCGGCTGTTCATCTCGGCCAAGACCGTCGAGCACCACATCGCCCGCATCCGGCACCGCTGCGGCGCGACCAGTCGCGCCGACCTGTTCTCCCGGCTGCGCGCCACCCTCGAGGCTGCCGAGTAGGCCGTCCGCTCCGATCATTGATGAGCGAGGCGTCATACCGATGGGGCCAGACCTGGCCCGTAGCCCCGTTTCACGCATGAGAGAGCCCACGCCGCGTATGAGAGAGCCCCGCCAGATCATCGATGATCGGCGTGCACGGACGGAGTAACCCGATTTCGCGCGATTGCCCGATCCGAGCAGTGTTGCTCCCGTTAGGCCCGGAATGCCCGGGCCGCGGCCTGGATGCAGGGGGACACGGCAAATGAGGAATTCCTGGAAGCTCTGGACCACGATCGGCGCCGGCCTACTCGTCGTTGCCGGCCCCTCGGCGACCGGCGCCGCTGCAGCTGACGTCCCGTCGCCGCAGTCTGGGGTATCGCAGCCGAACCCGGATGGTCCGCCGAACGCGTACAACCCGGGCATGCAGGCTGACGGTGGTCAGACCTCCGCGGACTCGACGGGCGGGCCGCAGACCGGCAAGGAGATGCAGCCCCCGGCGCCGAAGCCGGCGACCACGGCGGAGAACGGCCGACAGGTCACGACCCCGGACTTCGAGAGCAAGCCGGGCAGCAACCAGCCCGCGCCGTCCGCGCTGCCCGCCGATCGCGCCGGCAAGCAGGCCCCGGCCGCCCCCGCCGACCCCAACTTCCCCGCCGACCCGAAGATGCCTTCAGCCGGCGACGACGGCTCGGACATGAACGTGCCGAACGTCACCGCTCCCGGCGAGGGCCCCGGCCCGGTCGGCCCGACCGCCTGACGCCACCCGCGCCTGCCGAAGACTCCCCAAGCGCCCCTGGCCCCCACGGCCGGGGGCGTTCGGCATTCCCAAGCCGGGATCAGAACTGACGATACGTCAGGCTCCCTGCGGCGGCAGCGCCGCGATGATCCCTTCGCAGGTACGCACGACCACCCTGGCGGCGTCGGCCACGGCTCGGACCGAGACCGGGTTCTCCGCCCGGCGGCGCCAGCGGGTCAGGGTCTCGGCCGCCTCGGCGCGCAGCTTCGCGGGCGGCGTGCCGAAGTTCAGGCCCAGCCGGACCCAGGGCTTCTGCCCGGAGCCACCGAGGATTCGCTCGGCCTCCGCGGTCAGCTCCGGATCCATGGCCACGACCCCGGCGCGCAGCGCTCCCAGCAGCGCCAACTCGACGAACTCGTGGGCCCCGGCGGTGATCCGCTCGATCTCGCCGAGCAGTTCCGCCGAGGCGTCGGTCGGCACCTGCCGGATCATCCGCTCCAGGGTCAGCAGCACCGAGCGCGCCTTGAGCAGCCCGGCCCGCTCGGTGAACAGCGCCGCCAGCGCCCCGGTCAAGTCTGCCAACCCACTGCGCCGCACCAGTTCGCCGGCCAACGCCGGGGCATCCGCGAAGCCCTGACGGATCAACGGCAGCGCGATCCGCACGCCGAAGAGCCCGAGCCGGACCAACAGTTCGCGGCGGACCTCCGCCGGCGGCAGGTCGGGCGCGCCCTCGGGGAGTTCGCGGGAGAACCGGTCGGCGGACAGCAACAGGCCCTCGACGTAGTCTCGGTCGGCGGCGGCCAACACGGCCAGCGCGTTGAACTCGGCCTGCCGCAGGGTCCGTCCAGTCTCGGCAAGCAGGCCGGCCACCGGGACCACGGTCTGGCACAGCGCACGGATCGCGTGGTCGGACCGCATCCGGCGGGCGATCTGGCCCGCGGAGGTGAGCGCGTCGACGCGGCCGGCGCCGATCTCGTCGGCCCGCGACAGCACCGCGACCGTGTTCACCGGCGACGAGCCGGTGGCAGAGTGAGCGTGGAAAGCCTGCAGGAAACCGATGTCGTCCGCGTGCACGTGCCGCATCAGATAGACGATCGCGTCGGCCTCGCCGGGTTCCGACCCGGGCGTCAGGAACGCCTCGGTGCGGGCGGAGAGCTCCGCCGAGGTCGAGGCGATGCCCGGCGTGTCGATCAACGTCATCGCCGCCAGGTCGATCGACGGCCAGTCGACCGACAACCGCTCGACCTGCTCGGGCGCCACCCCGCACAGATCGATCAGCAACCGACCATCCTTGCGGTTGATCGGCAGGTCGCGCAGGCCGCCGTCGTGGCTCTGCAGGGTCATCCGGGGCACCGGGGCGTCGCGGTACCAGGTGACGATCCGGGTGCACTCCCCCGCGTCGGTCGGCGCGATGATCTCGCCGACCATCGCGTTCAGCAGCGTGGACTTGCCTGCCTTCACCTTGCCCGCGATGGCGACCCGGATCGGGCCGTCGAGGCGGGCCGCGCAGGCGTCGATGCGCTCGGTGACCTCGGGAAGGTCGACGTAGACCTCGCGGGCGCGGCGCAACAGCACGGCGACCTGCGAGCCGATCTCGGGCCGATCAGCCACGGTCGGAGCCCGCGGGTACGGCCGGCGGGGCGGACACCAGCGAGGCGGCTGACCGTTCGACGGTGGCGATCCGGGTCAGCAACGCACGCAGTTCGGAGACGCGCTGGTCGCGCTGGGCGGCGTCCGCACGGGCAGCGGTCTCCGCGGTGCGCATCGACTCGGCCAGCGAGGTCTCCAACTCGGCGGCGACGTCGGTGAAGTGGTCGCGCAATTGCCGTTGCAGGCGGCGCAGCAGATCGCGGGAATCCTTGCCTACGTGGAATATGACGTCGTCGGTGTAGCGGCGGACGGCCACCTTCGCCTCGGCTTGCCGCTTCGTCAGCAACCGTTTGCGTTCATCGCGCAACGTCCGTCCGCCGAGCAGCATTCCGGCGCCGACCGAGAACGGGTTGAGCATCGCCAACCCGGCCACGGTGGA
Coding sequences within it:
- a CDS encoding L-aspartate oxidase, which gives rise to MTESSSAPRLIARLAAPDPGWTTQAAVVVVGSGIAGLTIALQAAAVLPESLGPVLVVTKDVLSAGSTRWAQGGIAAALGPGDSPQEHLRDTVAAGDGLCDTTAVSVLVTEGPPAVRNLISTGAVFDRSADGELALTLEGGHRRRRIAHAGGDATGAEIQRALVDAVHAEPRIQVIEHALALDMQLTADGAVAGMTLHVMGEGQPHGVGAVASGAVVLATGGLGQVYAATTNPVVATGDGVAMALRAGAVVRDLEFVQFHPTVLWLGENTTGQQPLISEAVRGEGAVLRDAAGERFMPGVHELADLAPRDVVAKQILRTMYATGRAHVWLDARDFGEAKWRERFPTILATCREHGVDPVTELIPVIPACHYASGGVRADLSGRSSLPGLWACGEAACSGVHGANRLASNSLLEGLVFAQRIAADLAVNLPQRREAALDRREPGLIDGEVRAEIQALMSAGAGVLRTREGLLRTAAELAGLAVDRPGTPGVESWQTTNLHTVATALVAAAGQREETRGSHWREDFPARDDARWQRHVDLTTAGGVLVSSRSDSTPESRAFPSEVLLAQFAEAGLSADQVVHLVELALAEDLGPGKLDVTTAATVPAEQWCVGDLVARADGVIAGLAVARAVFEYVSDGEVVVDQLAKDGERVHRGDVLMSVRGRTRDLVVAERTALNFLGRLGGVATATRAWSDALAGSGARVRDTRKTTPGLRALEKYAVRCGGGVNHRFALWDEALIKDNHVIAAGGVVEALEAVRAAFPGIPVEVEVDSLEQLDAVLAAGAELVLLDNFSPELMRTAVARSGGRAKLEASGGLTFADAAAVAATGVDFVSVGALTHSVNVLDVALDLRTPEATATGEVAR
- the panD gene encoding aspartate 1-decarboxylase — encoded protein: MFRTMLKSKIHRATVTQADLHYVGSVTIDEDLMDAADLLPGEQVAIVDIDNGARLETYVIPGPRGSGVIGINGAAARLVAPGDLVIIISYMGVTDREARELRPTVVHVDGRNRIVIIDGDPAAPVPGVGTARGDLRGDGLVDPVDDPLLHHHAAHR
- the panC gene encoding pantoate--beta-alanine ligase, producing the protein MSLLVARTRAELRAALAGLPDPRGVVMTMGALHDGHAELMRRARKDCGTVVATIFVNPLQFGAGEDLDRYPRTFDADLTVCQEAGVDVLFAPDDSVLYPSGRPATIVTAGPVGDHLEGATRPGHFDGVLTVVLKLLHLTGPALAYFGEKDYQQLTLIRQMVRDLDLDVEIVGVPTVREPDGLARSSRNRFLADEEHRAALALSRGLAAGAAAGVDGPDAVLAAARAHIESASGVALDYLELRAPDLGPTPGAGPARLLTAAWVGTTRLIDNLPVLLAAPPPGSKPR
- a CDS encoding DUF2520 domain-containing protein; this translates as MTEPSRPDRAAPHPARLAVGVLGAGRVGAVLGAALIRAGHEVVAASGFSRASRERAAELLGIDCVDPFEVAARSSLLLLAVPDDALPPLVEALVSAEAVAPGTLVAHTSGRYGTAVLDPLTRAGALPLALHPVMTFTGTRVDLARLAGACFGITAPEPLRPVAEALVVEMGADPQWVAEEHRVLYHAALANSANHLVTLVAQSADLLAVAGVENPSRLLGPLLGAALDNALRSGDHALTGPVARGDSGTVGAHVTAIAGQSPEAAAAYVAMARLTADRALAAGLLDSTRAADLLEVLRRRHPFERAEGGDR
- a CDS encoding LuxR C-terminal-related transcriptional regulator, which codes for MARPVGGLDILAHPTDRSLSGGRPAPAPALTGGPEATALCTEVARNPLAALRVLVVGAGGTGKTTVLDALARLWSAAGVTVLRDPGRRPTPADGECALLVDDARTLSDDELAYLISLTGSDSVRLVVAARPGPTRPALDTLAGALGRIRPPIVLGRLDLPASRSRVEALCPRNATPALAEWIHNQAGGNPRLVGLLTVALRDAALIPDRPAADWVPTRVPTGMLEQIRLEVDLLGADSASLLHALAIGTDPDPGLLAQVLGIGPDRIERAAQDATSSGLLIEAGTVLPIVRVAVRVLTAPMRLQALRTRLAALVLGRGGSMLPYAKELAGVGATGPEVAAVLVAGAAEATDPRVIASLLAEAVRAGAPVETVAGRMSRATALTGDLDYALRLADRAVGDPNAADRDVAITVAAAILAGRGMLSRSAALHRWFAGPTGIPAAAAAPALLGTGDLAGATAATNGGTGAPTLGEGVETLLAEGLLETVTGTPSAALSKLTRAAALLEPGATRALLSDTPAALAAVVALNCGEFGVAESVLARAVGIGLGGEFARSRHQVLQAWIAMQRGDLDRARALLACPGPGGGTLEPREELIAAAIEVGIARREGNLGALSIAWARARQAVVRHPVDLFTLHALGELAVAAERLKEAGWVAPHLAEAWALLARLGEPPLWAAPMHWYAVQAAGLGERPEDAAPHVAALVAATAYPQAQVLAEAARCWLRVMAGQIDAAEVEGAARRLHAIGHAWDASRLAGQAAVRAEDRAVMTSLLSCARSLRPDVAAADLRPLEPAAGTAPEAPVRAHAMSPRPGEVPLSDREREVAALLVNGLTYKEIGARLFISAKTVEHHIARIRHRCGATSRADLFSRLRATLEAAE
- a CDS encoding dynamin family protein; this translates as MADRPEIGSQVAVLLRRAREVYVDLPEVTERIDACAARLDGPIRVAIAGKVKAGKSTLLNAMVGEIIAPTDAGECTRIVTWYRDAPVPRMTLQSHDGGLRDLPINRKDGRLLIDLCGVAPEQVERLSVDWPSIDLAAMTLIDTPGIASTSAELSARTEAFLTPGSEPGEADAIVYLMRHVHADDIGFLQAFHAHSATGSSPVNTVAVLSRADEIGAGRVDALTSAGQIARRMRSDHAIRALCQTVVPVAGLLAETGRTLRQAEFNALAVLAAADRDYVEGLLLSADRFSRELPEGAPDLPPAEVRRELLVRLGLFGVRIALPLIRQGFADAPALAGELVRRSGLADLTGALAALFTERAGLLKARSVLLTLERMIRQVPTDASAELLGEIERITAGAHEFVELALLGALRAGVVAMDPELTAEAERILGGSGQKPWVRLGLNFGTPPAKLRAEAAETLTRWRRRAENPVSVRAVADAARVVVRTCEGIIAALPPQGA